The Columba livia isolate bColLiv1 breed racing homer chromosome 21, bColLiv1.pat.W.v2, whole genome shotgun sequence genome has a segment encoding these proteins:
- the LOC102090986 gene encoding F-box only protein 2, whose amino-acid sequence MESLPEAVLIRILASIPAVDLVLACRLVCCQWKNLIDGAALWILKCQQEGLTGAESQENAENWQNFYFLSKKRKNLIKNPCGEEDLQHWGEVENGGDGWKIEDLPGDFGKEFPSEEVHKYFVTSYEWCRKAQVIDLRAEGYWEELMDTTQPKVVVRDWYAGRSDAGCLYELCVKLLSENEDVLAEYKSETITIPQDNDASWTEISHTFSDYGPGVRFVRFEHGGQDTLFWKGWYGVRVTNSSVTVEP is encoded by the exons ATGGAGTCCCTCCCCGAAGCGGTCCTGATCAGAATCCTGGCTTCCATACCTGCGGTGGATTTGGTGCTGGCGTGTCGCCTGGTCTGCTGCCAGTGGAAGAACCTGATCGATGGAGCTGCGCTTTGGATCCTGAAGTGTCAGCAGGAAGGCCTCACTGGAGCAGAGTCACAGGAGAATGCAGAGAACTGGCAAAATTTCTACTTCCTgagcaagaaaaggaagaatctCATCAAGAACCCCTGTGGTGAAG AAGACCTGCAGCACTGGGGAGAGGTAGAGAACGGAGGTGATGGCTGGAAAATTGAAGATCTCCCAGGGGACTTTGGAAAAGAATTCCCTAGTGAAGAAGTCCATAAATACTTTGTTACATCTTATGA GTGGTGTCGAAAGGCTCAGGTCATTGACCTTAGGGCTGAGGGCTACTGGGAAGAGCTGATGGATACAACACAGCCTAAAGTTGTGGTAAGAGACTG GTACGCAGGACGCAGCGATGCTGGCTGCCTCTACGAGCTCTGTGTGAAGCTGCTCTCAGAGAATGAGGATGTTCTGGCCGAGTACAAAAGTGAGACTATCACCATCCCCCAGGACAATGATGCCAGCTGGACTGAG ATCTCCCACACCTTTTCTGACTACGGGCCTGGAGTCCGCTTTGTCCGCTTCGAACACGGTGGCCAGGACACGCTGTTCTGGAAGGGCTGGTATGGTGTACGTGTTACCAACAGCAGCGTGACAGTGGAGCCATAG
- the FBXO6 gene encoding F-box only protein 6 translates to MTTICDLPEDVLVELLSLLPARDLLRSCRLVCSQWRDVVDLTTLWKRKCQREGLYAQNLDRSVTDWKIFYMLSNLKRNLIKNPCAQDNFRHWKLDKNEGDKWKIEVLPGPHGTGMPDPKVDKYFVTSYGPCFKSQLITLQKEGYWNQLMDEKRPEIVVKDWYAARFDCGCRYELTVRLLSEDYIVLQEFHPKPVVIEQWSDAMWREISYTFQNYPAGVRHIWFQHGGQDTQFWAGWYGIRVTNSSITIGPLTML, encoded by the exons ATGACAACCATTTGCGACCTCCCCGAGGATGTGCTGGTGGAGCTGCTGTCGCTGCTCCCCGCCCGGGACCTGCTCCGCTCCTGCAGGCTGGTCTGCTCGCAGTGGCGGGACGTGGTGGACCTGACCACCCTGTGGAAACGCAAGTGCCAGCGGGAGGGGCTTTACGCGCAGAATTTGGACAGGAGCGTCACCGACTGGAAGATCTTCTACATGCTCTCCAACTTGAAGAGAAACTTGATCAAAAACCCCTGTGCTCAAG ACAACTTCCGGCACTGGAAACTCGATAAAAATGAAGGAGATAAATGGAAGATTGAAGTTCTGCCTGGACCTCATGGAACAGGGATGCCGGACCCCAAAGTAGACAAGTACTTTGTCACTTCATACGG GCCATGCTTCAAGTCTCAACTCATTACCCTGCAGAAAGAAGGATATTGGAATCAGTTGATGGATGAGAAACGGCCTGAAATTGTAGTCAAGGACTG GTATGCTGCCAGATTTGACTGTGGGTGTCGCTACGAACTCACCGTGCGGCTGCTTTCTGAAGACTACATTGTCCTTCAGGAGTTCCACCCCAAGCCAGTGGTTATCGAGCAGTGGAGCGATGCGATGTGGAGGGAG aTTTCTTACACCTTCCAGAATTACCCAGCTGGAGTTCGGCACATCTGGTTTCAGCACGGAGGCCAAGACACCCAATTCTGGGCAGGGTGGTACGGGATCCGAGTGACAAACAGCAGCATCACCATTGGGCCCCTGACAATGTTATGA
- the MAD2L2 gene encoding mitotic spindle assembly checkpoint protein MAD2B isoform X2 → MTTLTRQDLNFGQVVADVLSEFLEVAVHLILYVREVYPIGIFQKRKKYNVPVQMSCHPELNQYIQDTLHCVKPLLEKNDVEKVVVVILDKEHHPVERFVFEITQPPLLSISSESLLSHVEQLLRAFILKISVCDAVLDNNPPGCTFTVLVHTREAATRNMEKIQVIKDFPWILADEQDVHMHDPRLIPLKTMTSDILKMQLYVEERAHKST, encoded by the exons ATGACCACTCTCACACGGCAGGACCTTAACTTTGGGCAAG ttgttgCAGATGTTCTTTCAGAATTCTTGGAGGTGGCTGTTCACCTTATCTTATACGTCAGAGAAGTTTACCCTATTGGGATctttcagaagaggaaaaaatacaatgtaCCTGTCCAG ATGTCCTGCCATCCGGAGCTGAACCAGTACATCCAGGACACGCTGCACTGTGTAAAGCCACTGCTCGAGAAG AATGATGTGGAGAAGGTTGTAGTTGTAATCCTGGATAAAGAGCACCACCCTGTGGAGAGATTCGTCTTTGAGATCACCCAACCACCTCTTCTTTCCATTAG TTCAGAGTCCCTGCTGTCCCACGTGGAGCAGTTGCTGCGTGCATTCATCCTGAAGATCAGTGTGTGCGATGCTGTGCTTGACAACAATCCCCCAG GTTGCACCTTCACAGTTCTGGTTCATACACGAGAGGCTGCTACACGGAATATGGAAAAGATCCAGGTGATAAAG GATTTCCCCTGGATCCTCGCCGATGAACAAGACGTGCACATGCATGACCCCCGGCTTATTCCCCTGAAAACTATGACATCGGATATCTTAAAG ATGCAGTTGTATGTAGAAGAGCGAGCCCACAAAAGCACCTGA
- the MAD2L2 gene encoding mitotic spindle assembly checkpoint protein MAD2B isoform X1 has product MLSLFFALLVLGKMTTLTRQDLNFGQVVADVLSEFLEVAVHLILYVREVYPIGIFQKRKKYNVPVQMSCHPELNQYIQDTLHCVKPLLEKNDVEKVVVVILDKEHHPVERFVFEITQPPLLSISSESLLSHVEQLLRAFILKISVCDAVLDNNPPGCTFTVLVHTREAATRNMEKIQVIKDFPWILADEQDVHMHDPRLIPLKTMTSDILKMQLYVEERAHKST; this is encoded by the exons ATGCTGTCTTTGTTTTTTGCACTGCTG GTTCTGGGAAAGATGACCACTCTCACACGGCAGGACCTTAACTTTGGGCAAG ttgttgCAGATGTTCTTTCAGAATTCTTGGAGGTGGCTGTTCACCTTATCTTATACGTCAGAGAAGTTTACCCTATTGGGATctttcagaagaggaaaaaatacaatgtaCCTGTCCAG ATGTCCTGCCATCCGGAGCTGAACCAGTACATCCAGGACACGCTGCACTGTGTAAAGCCACTGCTCGAGAAG AATGATGTGGAGAAGGTTGTAGTTGTAATCCTGGATAAAGAGCACCACCCTGTGGAGAGATTCGTCTTTGAGATCACCCAACCACCTCTTCTTTCCATTAG TTCAGAGTCCCTGCTGTCCCACGTGGAGCAGTTGCTGCGTGCATTCATCCTGAAGATCAGTGTGTGCGATGCTGTGCTTGACAACAATCCCCCAG GTTGCACCTTCACAGTTCTGGTTCATACACGAGAGGCTGCTACACGGAATATGGAAAAGATCCAGGTGATAAAG GATTTCCCCTGGATCCTCGCCGATGAACAAGACGTGCACATGCATGACCCCCGGCTTATTCCCCTGAAAACTATGACATCGGATATCTTAAAG ATGCAGTTGTATGTAGAAGAGCGAGCCCACAAAAGCACCTGA
- the DRAXIN gene encoding draxin produces MATSSTFCCPFLFLCMLVLADISRAVSPDPVTKLKNVPENNNHLQNQEMWLQQPGSGHHYKHGLAKKEKVHAMSSRGQPAAEETLRTGSKAPATQELAAEGQPAALKQNKDVFLGFEFPYPERDNQSPGSERGKKQNREHRRHSRRDRLKHHRGKTPVAGPSSLYKRPESFEEQFQNLQAEEATILTPTTLLITALELAVSTEEPPVHPATSPRSQARLRQDGDVMPTLDMALFDWTDYEDLKPEMWPSAKKKEKHRSKSPTSGNETMTAEGAPCDHHLDCLPGSCCDLREHICKPHNRGLNNKCYDDCMCTEGLRCYAKFHRNRRVTRRKGRCVEPESANGEQGSFINV; encoded by the exons ATGGCAACTTCTTCCACTTTCTGctgtcctttccttttcctgtgcaTGCTGGTTCTGGCTGACATCAGTCGTGCAGTCTCCCCGGACCCTGTCACGAAGCTCAAAAATGTCCCGGAGAACAACAACCATCTTCAAAACCAAGAgatgtggctgcagcagcctggaAGTGGGCACCACTACAAACACGGCTTGGCCAAGAAGGAGAAGGTCCATGCCATGTCTTCGAGAGGGCAGCCGGCTgcagaagagaccctcagaacGGGTAGCAAAGCTCCAGCCACGCAAGAGctggcagcagagggacagccagcagcccTGAAACAGAATAAGGATGTGTTCCTGGGCTTTGAGTTCCCATATCCTGAGAGGGACAACCAGTCACCTGGGTCtgagagaggaaagaagcagaaccGAGAGCATCGGCGACACAGCCGCAGGGACAGGCTGAAACACCACCGAG GGAAGACTCCTGTTGCTGGGCCAAGCTCCTTGTACAAGAGACCTGAAAGCTTTGAAGAACAGTTTCAAAACCTGCAGGCAGAGGAAGCTACAATTCTGACTCCCACCACGCTTCTCATCACTGCACTGGAATTAGCTGTTTCCACAGAAGAGCCTCCTGTTCATCCAGCCACATCGCCACGGTCACAG GCCCGCCTGAGGCAAGATGGGGATGTGATGCCCACCCTAGACATGGCTCTCTTTGACTGGACAGACTATGAGGATCTCAAACCAGAAATGTGGCCATCTGCTAAAAAGAAAG agaAACACCGCAGCAAGAGCCCCACCAGTGGAAATGAAACCATGACGGCTGAAGGAGCGCCGTGTGATCATCACCTCGACTGCCTCCCAG GCTCTTGCTGCGACTTGCGTGAACACATCTGCAAACCACACAATCGAGGCCTTAACAACAAATGTTATGATGACTGTATGTGCACTGAAG GGCTACGCTGTTATGCCAAATTCCACCGGAACCGAAGAGTGACCCGGAGGAAAGGGCGCTGCGTGGAGCCCGAATCAGCCAACGGAGAGCAGGGATCATTCATTAATGTTTAG
- the AGTRAP gene encoding type-1 angiotensin II receptor-associated protein isoform X2, which translates to MELPAVSLKAIILVHWLLTVWGCMNHMFPASYAWGNFSVLAVGIWAIVQRDSLDAIMMFLTGLLLTVLTDIIHVSVFYPPNNYLTDTRRFSIGMAIFSLLLKPVSCYLVYQMYRERGGEYTFNIGVTRAGQDRSAYEPIDQQDAAPQWPDPNKTAQQPY; encoded by the exons ATGGAGCTGCCTGCTGTCAGCCTCAAG gCCATCATTCTGGTACATTGGCTGCTCACAGTGTG GGGATGCATGAATCACATGTTTCCAGCCTCCTATGCCTGGGGAAACTTCAGTGTCCTTGCAGTGGGGATCTGGGCTATTGTGCAGCGAGATTCCCTTGATGCCATCATGATG ttcctAACTGGCCTGCTGCTCACCGTCCTCACAGACATCATTCATGTCTCTGTCTTCTACCCTCCAAACAACTATCTCACCGATACAAGGCGTTTCAGTATAGGCATGGCCATCTTCAGCCTTCTTCTCAAACCTGTGTCCTGCTATTTGGTGTATCAGATGTATCGGGAGCGCGGAGGAGAGTACACCTTTAACATAG GTGTCACCCGTGCAGGCCAGGATCGCAGCGCCTATGAGCCAATTGATCAGCAGGATGCCGCTCCACAGTGGCCTGATCCAAACAAGACAGCCCAGCAGCCGTACTGA
- the AGTRAP gene encoding type-1 angiotensin II receptor-associated protein isoform X1, whose protein sequence is MNHMFPASYAWGNFSVLAVGIWAIVQRDSLDAIMMFLTGLLLTVLTDIIHVSVFYPPNNYLTDTRRFSIGMAIFSLLLKPVSCYLVYQMYRERGGEYTFNIGVTRAGQDRSAYEPIDQQDAAPQWPDPNKTAQQPY, encoded by the exons ATGAATCACATGTTTCCAGCCTCCTATGCCTGGGGAAACTTCAGTGTCCTTGCAGTGGGGATCTGGGCTATTGTGCAGCGAGATTCCCTTGATGCCATCATGATG ttcctAACTGGCCTGCTGCTCACCGTCCTCACAGACATCATTCATGTCTCTGTCTTCTACCCTCCAAACAACTATCTCACCGATACAAGGCGTTTCAGTATAGGCATGGCCATCTTCAGCCTTCTTCTCAAACCTGTGTCCTGCTATTTGGTGTATCAGATGTATCGGGAGCGCGGAGGAGAGTACACCTTTAACATAG GTGTCACCCGTGCAGGCCAGGATCGCAGCGCCTATGAGCCAATTGATCAGCAGGATGCCGCTCCACAGTGGCCTGATCCAAACAAGACAGCCCAGCAGCCGTACTGA